Proteins encoded in a region of the Esox lucius isolate fEsoLuc1 chromosome 9, fEsoLuc1.pri, whole genome shotgun sequence genome:
- the si:dkey-93h22.7 gene encoding uncharacterized protein si:dkey-93h22.7 isoform X4: MCSPASAPDITSEWSSRWMEQRWWSRRGPRRSWKARHCPCSAGSPKGTTCLTIGWWTGSASPSLLRTTTGTRSSLSTGLCPRTAEPTAVSPPTSSTPPRPTSPRANPGISWSKIILPPPVDLRTPPSPSSPLSELVSEPELSFTMMREGTYFALVKCESLKGTPPITFSLYNGTELVDNETVDVRQFSFPITVDLERHMGWLQCQAENGDRVVHSKWVPMHVVPVGGAVWMHFDTSVGENFSIVGLRFYCSVERGTSPRYRWFLNGTALEDRGDFYWVEPQPKQSILLLSVGRESSGTYHCEVSNSFDNQTGIRSEKKYIDKEVLNQLPLTVKAVVFGCFLFLVSLVTTCCFIGCFYRNNQCHVEKSMLDLRLGLEMHKIMAADNNDHDAILLGHPCFMVAEYDNKVDEKEYMEGEELVRADKDTYSDQGESDSIDEWPEIQQELKKTLEDEDDLLDEP, translated from the exons ATGTGCAGCCCAGCGTCAGCCCCAGACATCACCTCAGAGTGGTCG TCCCGGTGGATGGAGCAGAGGTGGTGGTCAAGACGGGGTCCGCGGAGATCCTGGAAGGCCAGACACTGTCCCTGCTCTGCAGGATCTCCAAAGGGAACTACGTGTCTTACCATTGGCTGGTGGACAGGAAGCGCCTCCCCCAGCCTTCTCCGTACCACCACCGGAACGAGGAGCTCATTATCCACAG GGCTGTGCCCCAGGACAGCGGAGCCTACAGCTGTGTCGCCACCAACCAGCTCAACGCCACCCAGACCTACATCTCCCAGAGCAAACCCCGGAATATCATGGTCAAAG attattttaCCCCCACCAGTTGATTTAAGGACCCCACCCTCTccgtcctctcctctctcagagCTTGTGTCGGAACCAGAGCTCTCCTTCACAATGATGAGGGAAGGGACCTACTTCGCTCTCGTCAAGTGTGAATCCCTCAAGGGAACCCCGCCCATCACCTTTTCCCTCTACAACGGGACAGAGCTAGTCGACAACGAGACCGTCGATGTGCGGCAATTCAGCTTTCCCATTACAGTGGACCTGGAACGTCACATGGGCTGGCTTCAGTGTCAGGCTGAGAACGGAGACAGGGTGGTCCACAGCAAATGGGTTCCTATGCACGTCG TTCCAGTAGGGGGCGCAGTGTGGATGCACTTTGACACCAGCGTGGGAGAGAACTTCTCCATTGTGGGTCTGAGGTTCTATTGTTCGGTGGAGAGGGGAACCTCTCCGCGGTACCGCTGGTTCCTCAATGGAACTGCCCTAGAGGACAGAGGGGACTTCTACTGGGTGGAGCCCCAGCCAAAGCAGTCCATTCTGCTGCTCTCTGTGGGGAGGGAAAGCAGCGGAACGTACCATTGTGAGGTGTCGAACAGCTTTGATAACCAAACAGGGATCCGCAGTGAGAAGAAGTACATTGACAAAGAAG TGCTGAACCAGCTCCCTTTGACCGTTAAGGCTGTTGTCTTTGGCTGTTTCCTGTTTTTGGTATCCTTGGTGACCACCTGTTGTTTCATTGGATGCTTCTACC GTAACAATCAGTGTCATGTTGAAAAGTCTAT GTTGGATCTCAGGCTTGGTCTGGAGATGCACAAAATAATGGCGGCTGATAATAATGACCATGACGCCATCCTCCTGGGTCACCCATGCTTTATGGTGGCAGAGTATGACAACAAAGTG GATGAAAAGGAGTACATGGAGGGTGAGGAACTGGTGAGAGCTGACAAAGACACTTATTCAGATCAG GGGGAATCAGACTCGATTGATGAGTGGCCAGAGATACAGCAGGAACTGAAGAAGACCTTGGAGGACGAAGATGATCTGCTTGATGagccctga
- the si:dkey-93h22.7 gene encoding Fc receptor-like protein 3 isoform X1, with protein sequence MTCFRTVIVILGLYTCFQETCGSVLGRPRLVGPLDALVRTVEDFHCSIQNNPVNESILYQIFRDENRSKVLGFYSALSGQVAVIPLYIIPSYEGYLVCVASIQNNTDVQPSVSPRHHLRVVVPVDGAEVVVKTGSAEILEGQTLSLLCRISKGNYVSYHWLVDRKRLPQPSPYHHRNEELIIHRAVPQDSGAYSCVATNQLNATQTYISQSKPRNIMVKVDLRTPPSPSSPLSELVSEPELSFTMMREGTYFALVKCESLKGTPPITFSLYNGTELVDNETVDVRQFSFPITVDLERHMGWLQCQAENGDRVVHSKWVPMHVVPVGGAVWMHFDTSVGENFSIVGLRFYCSVERGTSPRYRWFLNGTALEDRGDFYWVEPQPKQSILLLSVGRESSGTYHCEVSNSFDNQTGIRSEKKYIDKEVLNQLPLTVKAVVFGCFLFLVSLVTTCCFIGCFYRNNQCHVEKSMLDLRLGLEMHKIMAADNNDHDAILLGHPCFMVAEYDNKVDEKEYMEGEELVRADKDTYSDQGESDSIDEWPEIQQELKKTLEDEDDLLDEP encoded by the exons ATGACTTGCTTCAGGACAGTGATCGTGATACTTG GTTTATACACCTGCTTTCAGGAAACAT GTGGTTCTGTTCTGGGCCGGCCGCGTCTGGTTGGTCCGTTGGATGCCCTGGTTCGCACTGTAGAAGACTTCCATTGTAGCATTCAGAATAACCCTGTAAACGAGTCCATCCTCTACCAGATATTCAG AGACGAGAACCGGTCCAAGGTCTTGGGGTTCTACAGTGCTCTCTCGGGACAGGTGGCCGTAATCCCGCTGTACATCATTCCTTCCTACGAGGGGTACCTGGTGTGTGTGGCCAGCATCCAGAACAACACAGATGTGCAGCCCAGCGTCAGCCCCAGACATCACCTCAGAGTGGTCG TCCCGGTGGATGGAGCAGAGGTGGTGGTCAAGACGGGGTCCGCGGAGATCCTGGAAGGCCAGACACTGTCCCTGCTCTGCAGGATCTCCAAAGGGAACTACGTGTCTTACCATTGGCTGGTGGACAGGAAGCGCCTCCCCCAGCCTTCTCCGTACCACCACCGGAACGAGGAGCTCATTATCCACAG GGCTGTGCCCCAGGACAGCGGAGCCTACAGCTGTGTCGCCACCAACCAGCTCAACGCCACCCAGACCTACATCTCCCAGAGCAAACCCCGGAATATCATGGTCAAAG TTGATTTAAGGACCCCACCCTCTccgtcctctcctctctcagagCTTGTGTCGGAACCAGAGCTCTCCTTCACAATGATGAGGGAAGGGACCTACTTCGCTCTCGTCAAGTGTGAATCCCTCAAGGGAACCCCGCCCATCACCTTTTCCCTCTACAACGGGACAGAGCTAGTCGACAACGAGACCGTCGATGTGCGGCAATTCAGCTTTCCCATTACAGTGGACCTGGAACGTCACATGGGCTGGCTTCAGTGTCAGGCTGAGAACGGAGACAGGGTGGTCCACAGCAAATGGGTTCCTATGCACGTCG TTCCAGTAGGGGGCGCAGTGTGGATGCACTTTGACACCAGCGTGGGAGAGAACTTCTCCATTGTGGGTCTGAGGTTCTATTGTTCGGTGGAGAGGGGAACCTCTCCGCGGTACCGCTGGTTCCTCAATGGAACTGCCCTAGAGGACAGAGGGGACTTCTACTGGGTGGAGCCCCAGCCAAAGCAGTCCATTCTGCTGCTCTCTGTGGGGAGGGAAAGCAGCGGAACGTACCATTGTGAGGTGTCGAACAGCTTTGATAACCAAACAGGGATCCGCAGTGAGAAGAAGTACATTGACAAAGAAG TGCTGAACCAGCTCCCTTTGACCGTTAAGGCTGTTGTCTTTGGCTGTTTCCTGTTTTTGGTATCCTTGGTGACCACCTGTTGTTTCATTGGATGCTTCTACC GTAACAATCAGTGTCATGTTGAAAAGTCTAT GTTGGATCTCAGGCTTGGTCTGGAGATGCACAAAATAATGGCGGCTGATAATAATGACCATGACGCCATCCTCCTGGGTCACCCATGCTTTATGGTGGCAGAGTATGACAACAAAGTG GATGAAAAGGAGTACATGGAGGGTGAGGAACTGGTGAGAGCTGACAAAGACACTTATTCAGATCAG GGGGAATCAGACTCGATTGATGAGTGGCCAGAGATACAGCAGGAACTGAAGAAGACCTTGGAGGACGAAGATGATCTGCTTGATGagccctga
- the si:dkey-93h22.7 gene encoding Fc receptor-like protein 3 isoform X2, producing MTCFRTVIVILGLYTCFQETCGSVLGRPRLVGPLDALVRTVEDFHCSIQNNPVNESILYQIFRDENRSKVLGFYSALSGQVAVIPLYIIPSYEGYLVCVASIQNNTDVQPSVSPRHHLRVVVPVDGAEVVVKTGSAEILEGQTLSLLCRISKGNYVSYHWLVDRKRLPQPSPYHHRNEELIIHRAVPQDSGAYSCVATNQLNATQTYISQSKPRNIMVKELVSEPELSFTMMREGTYFALVKCESLKGTPPITFSLYNGTELVDNETVDVRQFSFPITVDLERHMGWLQCQAENGDRVVHSKWVPMHVVPVGGAVWMHFDTSVGENFSIVGLRFYCSVERGTSPRYRWFLNGTALEDRGDFYWVEPQPKQSILLLSVGRESSGTYHCEVSNSFDNQTGIRSEKKYIDKEVLNQLPLTVKAVVFGCFLFLVSLVTTCCFIGCFYRNNQCHVEKSMLDLRLGLEMHKIMAADNNDHDAILLGHPCFMVAEYDNKVDEKEYMEGEELVRADKDTYSDQGESDSIDEWPEIQQELKKTLEDEDDLLDEP from the exons ATGACTTGCTTCAGGACAGTGATCGTGATACTTG GTTTATACACCTGCTTTCAGGAAACAT GTGGTTCTGTTCTGGGCCGGCCGCGTCTGGTTGGTCCGTTGGATGCCCTGGTTCGCACTGTAGAAGACTTCCATTGTAGCATTCAGAATAACCCTGTAAACGAGTCCATCCTCTACCAGATATTCAG AGACGAGAACCGGTCCAAGGTCTTGGGGTTCTACAGTGCTCTCTCGGGACAGGTGGCCGTAATCCCGCTGTACATCATTCCTTCCTACGAGGGGTACCTGGTGTGTGTGGCCAGCATCCAGAACAACACAGATGTGCAGCCCAGCGTCAGCCCCAGACATCACCTCAGAGTGGTCG TCCCGGTGGATGGAGCAGAGGTGGTGGTCAAGACGGGGTCCGCGGAGATCCTGGAAGGCCAGACACTGTCCCTGCTCTGCAGGATCTCCAAAGGGAACTACGTGTCTTACCATTGGCTGGTGGACAGGAAGCGCCTCCCCCAGCCTTCTCCGTACCACCACCGGAACGAGGAGCTCATTATCCACAG GGCTGTGCCCCAGGACAGCGGAGCCTACAGCTGTGTCGCCACCAACCAGCTCAACGCCACCCAGACCTACATCTCCCAGAGCAAACCCCGGAATATCATGGTCAAAG agCTTGTGTCGGAACCAGAGCTCTCCTTCACAATGATGAGGGAAGGGACCTACTTCGCTCTCGTCAAGTGTGAATCCCTCAAGGGAACCCCGCCCATCACCTTTTCCCTCTACAACGGGACAGAGCTAGTCGACAACGAGACCGTCGATGTGCGGCAATTCAGCTTTCCCATTACAGTGGACCTGGAACGTCACATGGGCTGGCTTCAGTGTCAGGCTGAGAACGGAGACAGGGTGGTCCACAGCAAATGGGTTCCTATGCACGTCG TTCCAGTAGGGGGCGCAGTGTGGATGCACTTTGACACCAGCGTGGGAGAGAACTTCTCCATTGTGGGTCTGAGGTTCTATTGTTCGGTGGAGAGGGGAACCTCTCCGCGGTACCGCTGGTTCCTCAATGGAACTGCCCTAGAGGACAGAGGGGACTTCTACTGGGTGGAGCCCCAGCCAAAGCAGTCCATTCTGCTGCTCTCTGTGGGGAGGGAAAGCAGCGGAACGTACCATTGTGAGGTGTCGAACAGCTTTGATAACCAAACAGGGATCCGCAGTGAGAAGAAGTACATTGACAAAGAAG TGCTGAACCAGCTCCCTTTGACCGTTAAGGCTGTTGTCTTTGGCTGTTTCCTGTTTTTGGTATCCTTGGTGACCACCTGTTGTTTCATTGGATGCTTCTACC GTAACAATCAGTGTCATGTTGAAAAGTCTAT GTTGGATCTCAGGCTTGGTCTGGAGATGCACAAAATAATGGCGGCTGATAATAATGACCATGACGCCATCCTCCTGGGTCACCCATGCTTTATGGTGGCAGAGTATGACAACAAAGTG GATGAAAAGGAGTACATGGAGGGTGAGGAACTGGTGAGAGCTGACAAAGACACTTATTCAGATCAG GGGGAATCAGACTCGATTGATGAGTGGCCAGAGATACAGCAGGAACTGAAGAAGACCTTGGAGGACGAAGATGATCTGCTTGATGagccctga
- the si:dkey-93h22.7 gene encoding Fc receptor-like protein 3 isoform X3, with translation MTCFRTVIVILGLYTCFQETCGSVLGRPRLVGPLDALVRTVEDFHCSIQNNPVNESILYQIFRDENRSKVLGFYSALSGQVAVIPLYIIPSYEGYLVCVASIQNNTDVQPSVSPRHHLRVVVPVDGAEVVVKTGSAEILEGQTLSLLCRISKGNYVSYHWLVDRKRLPQPSPYHHRNEELIIHRAVPQDSGAYSCVATNQLNATQTYISQSKPRNIMVKVDLRTPPSPSSPLSELVSEPELSFTMMREGTYFALVKCESLKGTPPITFSLYNGTELVDNETVDVRQFSFPITVDLERHMGWLQCQAENGDRVVHSKWVPMHVVPVGGAVWMHFDTSVGENFSIVGLRFYCSVERGTSPRYRWFLNGTALEDRGDFYWVEPQPKQSILLLSVGRESSGTYHCEVSNSFDNQTGIRSEKKYIDKEGNNQCHVEKSMLDLRLGLEMHKIMAADNNDHDAILLGHPCFMVAEYDNKVDEKEYMEGEELVRADKDTYSDQGESDSIDEWPEIQQELKKTLEDEDDLLDEP, from the exons ATGACTTGCTTCAGGACAGTGATCGTGATACTTG GTTTATACACCTGCTTTCAGGAAACAT GTGGTTCTGTTCTGGGCCGGCCGCGTCTGGTTGGTCCGTTGGATGCCCTGGTTCGCACTGTAGAAGACTTCCATTGTAGCATTCAGAATAACCCTGTAAACGAGTCCATCCTCTACCAGATATTCAG AGACGAGAACCGGTCCAAGGTCTTGGGGTTCTACAGTGCTCTCTCGGGACAGGTGGCCGTAATCCCGCTGTACATCATTCCTTCCTACGAGGGGTACCTGGTGTGTGTGGCCAGCATCCAGAACAACACAGATGTGCAGCCCAGCGTCAGCCCCAGACATCACCTCAGAGTGGTCG TCCCGGTGGATGGAGCAGAGGTGGTGGTCAAGACGGGGTCCGCGGAGATCCTGGAAGGCCAGACACTGTCCCTGCTCTGCAGGATCTCCAAAGGGAACTACGTGTCTTACCATTGGCTGGTGGACAGGAAGCGCCTCCCCCAGCCTTCTCCGTACCACCACCGGAACGAGGAGCTCATTATCCACAG GGCTGTGCCCCAGGACAGCGGAGCCTACAGCTGTGTCGCCACCAACCAGCTCAACGCCACCCAGACCTACATCTCCCAGAGCAAACCCCGGAATATCATGGTCAAAG TTGATTTAAGGACCCCACCCTCTccgtcctctcctctctcagagCTTGTGTCGGAACCAGAGCTCTCCTTCACAATGATGAGGGAAGGGACCTACTTCGCTCTCGTCAAGTGTGAATCCCTCAAGGGAACCCCGCCCATCACCTTTTCCCTCTACAACGGGACAGAGCTAGTCGACAACGAGACCGTCGATGTGCGGCAATTCAGCTTTCCCATTACAGTGGACCTGGAACGTCACATGGGCTGGCTTCAGTGTCAGGCTGAGAACGGAGACAGGGTGGTCCACAGCAAATGGGTTCCTATGCACGTCG TTCCAGTAGGGGGCGCAGTGTGGATGCACTTTGACACCAGCGTGGGAGAGAACTTCTCCATTGTGGGTCTGAGGTTCTATTGTTCGGTGGAGAGGGGAACCTCTCCGCGGTACCGCTGGTTCCTCAATGGAACTGCCCTAGAGGACAGAGGGGACTTCTACTGGGTGGAGCCCCAGCCAAAGCAGTCCATTCTGCTGCTCTCTGTGGGGAGGGAAAGCAGCGGAACGTACCATTGTGAGGTGTCGAACAGCTTTGATAACCAAACAGGGATCCGCAGTGAGAAGAAGTACATTGACAAAGAAG GTAACAATCAGTGTCATGTTGAAAAGTCTAT GTTGGATCTCAGGCTTGGTCTGGAGATGCACAAAATAATGGCGGCTGATAATAATGACCATGACGCCATCCTCCTGGGTCACCCATGCTTTATGGTGGCAGAGTATGACAACAAAGTG GATGAAAAGGAGTACATGGAGGGTGAGGAACTGGTGAGAGCTGACAAAGACACTTATTCAGATCAG GGGGAATCAGACTCGATTGATGAGTGGCCAGAGATACAGCAGGAACTGAAGAAGACCTTGGAGGACGAAGATGATCTGCTTGATGagccctga